The Ooceraea biroi isolate clonal line C1 chromosome 3, Obir_v5.4, whole genome shotgun sequence genome contains the following window.
TCAAGGGCCGGCATAAATCACTTGATGCAACGCTGCATAATTCGTTTCAATACATACTATAAAGCGCCGTATCTGCGCAGATAGCGTGCAGATGAAATTCATTTTCTAACTGTTAAACTCtatttagataaaaagatTGTTATAATGTTGAGATAATGTTGTTGAGTAACTGGACAATAGTCTAATAAATAGATACATATGTATGGTCGAGACATCATTATTTATGCTTAATTTCTCGCGAACAGTCTCGAGCTATCAATTGTCTTCAGATTTAGAATCTGTCGTGTTATACGGTTGATTTGGTTTCCTTCAACAACCGTAACAGTTTTCTCACGACGTGTCCATTGGTAGTAACTTCTCTGCTGTGTCTGCGATCCGTAGCGACGCATTTCGTGAGCTCGTTTCTCGCGTATACGCACTCCTGCGGGACCGTCAGAGGAAAAGACTCGGCCGTGGTCAGACCGGTGCGAAGTTGATTGAATAGGTTCAGGATAACGCATTCCTTCATGAGCACTTCGGAATCGGCTACTTTGCCGTCGTCCGCGGCGCACATCCACAATATACTATCCAGCCAGTCTTCCTTTCCACGTTGTCCAGGGTGATAATTTATGCCCAAGTCTTGCAACCACAATGTCAACTAGAAAACGAGAAATTGTAATTCAATATCATCTCCATATGAATTAATTCTGTTTActttataacaaatttatcatttgatGACTAGAGTGTCAGAGAATGTCGACGTCCGGTCGGATAAGATGAGCAGTGATacgtgattaaaatattaacgtcCTTCACTTGTTTTACTTCCgttatattatacgtaatcGAGATATTCTGGATGTAAATTCTAAGTCAAGTTACAAAGCTCAACGGGAGCATCGTAACAACATTTGTTCGATAAAGACGCAATGCTCTCACCGTTCCACGACACCGAAAAGTGAGGGGATTTCTGGAAAAGTAAAGCTTTTCGATGCCCGCCATCGGTACGAGCTGGGATGGTTCCAAGCACGTCAAACGGTTATCCCTGACTTCGAGTCCTTTGAGGCCTCGCAGATTCTCAAAGACCGTAGGTTCGATCGACGTGATGAGATTGTGCGATAGGTCCAATTGCTGCAGAGATATCAGATTGGCGAACCACCGATCTTTCACTGACGTGATGTTGTTGTACGCCAGGCTGAGCTTCTTCAAATACTTCAGACCGTCGA
Protein-coding sequences here:
- the LOC105283198 gene encoding chondroadherin yields the protein MGRTRFEMCRVPLLIFACISVFIDAAIAVCTSSNYEDGERLKCFNITLNNAVIYGGPTVSEFMIFHSRIENVPDRSFLRYSKSLISLNMHDCGIKEVSDYAFDGLKYLKKLSLAYNNITSVKDRWFANLISLQQLDLSHNLITSIEPTVFENLRGLKGLEVRDNRLTCLEPSQLVPMAGIEKLYFSRNPLTFRCRGTLTLWLQDLGINYHPGQRGKEDWLDSILWMCAADDGKVADSEVLMKECVILNLFNQLRTGLTTAESFPLTVPQECVYARNELTKCVATDRRHSREVTTNGHVVRKLLRLLKETKSTV